Proteins encoded within one genomic window of Spirochaetota bacterium:
- a CDS encoding tetratricopeptide repeat protein: protein MGKSTIKIHILILIFSLVANFGCATIYQQQKKKMNENYQEGIQLYKKGDYKQAKERFETVLSIDPEHSGARQYLIITTEALQKRAQKYYDAGMNYKRKGDLENALLQFLEAEKRDPNYKDVKSQITSIRNSNYAKKKYDYHFTTAKKQFDKKQYIAAYQSTLNAGLYNPESLELAALKTRIKNQLENASYPYTSKALDARKKNKFEEAKTYCNKALKVNPWDEKAKDILKEIYRMETINEMYVNGEKAYTKGDLITAYRLFKRVDNEEPGYRNTTSYLSVIKSKLEANINTYYQNGITYYEQDNFEAAIAEWDKVLLVDPEHQKAREYRERAVAKLELQKTLR, encoded by the coding sequence ATGGGGAAATCTACGATAAAAATACATATTCTCATTCTTATCTTTTCATTGGTTGCAAATTTTGGTTGTGCCACAATATACCAGCAGCAAAAGAAAAAAATGAATGAAAACTACCAGGAAGGTATCCAATTATATAAAAAAGGGGACTATAAACAGGCAAAGGAGCGCTTTGAAACGGTACTGTCCATTGACCCTGAACATAGCGGGGCACGCCAGTATTTGATTATTACTACAGAAGCGTTGCAGAAAAGAGCTCAAAAATATTATGATGCAGGCATGAATTATAAGCGCAAAGGCGACCTGGAGAATGCACTTTTACAATTTCTAGAAGCCGAAAAACGTGATCCCAACTATAAAGACGTTAAATCACAGATTACAAGCATACGCAATTCAAATTATGCCAAAAAGAAATACGATTATCACTTCACAACTGCTAAAAAACAATTTGATAAGAAACAATACATTGCCGCATACCAGAGTACACTTAATGCAGGATTGTACAATCCCGAAAGTTTGGAATTAGCAGCATTGAAGACCAGGATTAAAAATCAACTTGAAAATGCTTCATACCCTTATACTTCTAAAGCTCTAGATGCCAGGAAAAAGAATAAATTTGAAGAAGCAAAGACCTACTGCAATAAAGCGTTGAAAGTAAATCCATGGGATGAAAAAGCAAAAGATATATTAAAAGAAATATACAGGATGGAAACCATCAATGAAATGTATGTTAATGGCGAAAAAGCATATACCAAAGGGGACCTGATAACTGCCTATCGGCTGTTTAAAAGAGTGGACAATGAAGAGCCGGGGTATCGTAACACTACTAGTTATTTATCAGTTATTAAATCAAAATTAGAAGCCAACATAAATACATATTATCAGAATGGGATTACTTATTACGAACAGGATAATTTTGAAGCGGCCATTGCCGAATGGGATAAAGTACTGCTAGTAGATCCTGAGCATCAAAAAGCACGGGAGTATCGTGAAAGAGCTGTCGCCAAACTTGAATTGCAAAAAACATTACGATAG
- a CDS encoding MoxR family ATPase, whose protein sequence is MNYFTGTQDYVLSQELKDNVNVAIALGRPLLVKGEPGTGKTLLAHSIAKGLGKRLLVWNIKSTTKAQEGLYVYDTVQRLNDARFGDKDVSNIKQYIKLGKLGEAFASEDQVVLLIDEIDKADIEFPNDLLHELDIMNFYIPETGETITAKHRPIVIITSNSEKELPDPFLRRCVFHYIAFPDEELMEKIVRVHFPDIEKKLLRECLKKFYWIRQFDMLRKKPSTSELIDWIQALIVGGVPIKKIEDELPFIGTLLKKKEDIDVVVNSGKTHYAYNSSVRTRDVY, encoded by the coding sequence ATGAATTATTTTACGGGTACCCAGGATTATGTTCTATCACAGGAACTTAAAGATAATGTGAATGTGGCGATAGCATTAGGGCGCCCACTGCTTGTTAAAGGTGAACCGGGCACAGGAAAAACATTGCTTGCACATTCTATTGCCAAAGGCCTTGGGAAAAGGCTTTTGGTGTGGAATATTAAATCCACAACTAAAGCGCAGGAGGGCTTATACGTATACGATACCGTGCAGCGACTGAACGATGCACGGTTTGGCGACAAAGATGTTTCCAATATAAAACAGTATATTAAGCTTGGTAAATTGGGAGAGGCTTTTGCCTCAGAAGACCAGGTAGTACTGTTAATTGATGAAATAGATAAAGCCGACATTGAGTTCCCTAATGACCTGTTACATGAGCTTGACATCATGAATTTTTATATACCTGAAACAGGCGAAACTATAACAGCAAAACACCGCCCCATCGTTATTATTACATCCAATAGCGAAAAAGAATTACCCGATCCGTTCTTGCGGCGGTGTGTGTTTCACTATATAGCTTTCCCTGATGAGGAGCTCATGGAAAAGATTGTGAGAGTACATTTCCCTGATATTGAAAAGAAGCTCTTACGTGAGTGCCTCAAAAAGTTTTACTGGATACGACAATTTGACATGCTACGGAAAAAACCCTCAACCAGCGAACTGATTGACTGGATTCAGGCGCTTATTGTGGGAGGTGTGCCTATTAAAAAGATTGAAGACGAATTGCCCTTTATTGGAACTCTTTTGAAAAAGAAAGAAGACATTGATGTAGTTGTCAATTCTGGTAAAACGCATTACGCATATAATAGCAGTGTAAGGACACGCGATGTTTATTAA
- a CDS encoding VWA domain-containing protein yields the protein MFINFFFNLKAHGVPVSLHEWIALHEALALNLNDTSLTKFYYMARAILVKNEVFYDRYDIAFLDTFKDIETTDELLEQILEGLKKVKELHLTEEEKREIQKLNLDEVLRNFEEQLRQGHYKNHVGGNKAIGTGGRSTQGAWGYNPAGIRIGQGVSRNKSAVQIAEKRQFKNYSNQVVLDTRQMRVALSHLRSLLPIGPEEKLDVEKTVDATSRNAGELELIWKKKEKKASKLILLMDVGGSMTPYARLVERLFSAASSQISKLKYYYFHNCIYQDLWKDIERSESISTADFLKNADKDYKLIIVGDAEMAPSELTWVNGAIDYWYHNDIPGIVWLQRIRETFTHSIWLNPIPKRSWDYIQTTRMIKNIFPMFELTLEGLDEGIKQLVSGRAQQKVR from the coding sequence ATGTTTATTAATTTTTTCTTTAATCTCAAAGCACATGGTGTGCCGGTATCACTTCATGAGTGGATAGCACTGCATGAGGCTCTTGCGTTGAATCTGAATGATACCAGCCTCACAAAGTTTTATTATATGGCACGTGCCATTCTTGTGAAAAATGAAGTATTTTACGATAGATACGATATCGCCTTCCTTGATACATTTAAAGATATTGAAACAACTGATGAGCTGCTTGAACAGATTTTAGAAGGCCTTAAGAAAGTTAAAGAACTTCATCTCACCGAGGAGGAAAAGCGTGAGATACAAAAGCTGAATTTAGATGAAGTGCTACGAAATTTTGAGGAGCAGCTGCGTCAGGGGCATTATAAAAATCATGTTGGTGGCAATAAAGCTATTGGCACTGGTGGCCGCTCCACGCAGGGTGCCTGGGGATATAATCCTGCAGGCATTAGAATAGGACAGGGTGTTTCTCGAAACAAGAGTGCTGTACAGATAGCTGAAAAACGCCAATTTAAAAATTACTCAAATCAGGTGGTGCTTGATACCCGGCAGATGCGCGTGGCGTTATCACACCTGCGTTCGCTTCTGCCTATCGGCCCTGAAGAAAAGCTTGATGTTGAGAAGACGGTAGATGCCACAAGCCGCAATGCAGGTGAGCTTGAGCTTATATGGAAAAAGAAAGAGAAAAAGGCTTCAAAGCTTATATTATTGATGGATGTAGGTGGTTCTATGACGCCGTACGCACGGCTTGTTGAACGGCTTTTTTCTGCTGCTTCATCGCAAATAAGCAAGCTGAAATATTACTATTTTCATAATTGTATATATCAGGACTTATGGAAAGATATTGAGCGCTCAGAGTCAATCAGTACAGCTGACTTTTTGAAAAATGCAGATAAGGATTATAAGCTCATCATCGTTGGGGATGCTGAAATGGCACCCTCAGAGCTTACCTGGGTCAATGGAGCTATCGACTACTGGTACCATAACGATATACCCGGGATTGTGTGGTTACAGCGAATACGCGAAACTTTTACTCATTCAATATGGCTTAATCCCATTCCCAAACGTTCATGGGATTATATACAGACAACACGTATGATTAAAAATATCTTTCCAATGTTTGAGCTTACATTGGAAGGTCTTGATGAAGGCATTAAGCAACTGGTGTCAGGCAGGGCACAACAAAAGGTAAGGTAA